A section of the Flavobacterium ardleyense genome encodes:
- a CDS encoding YicC/YloC family endoribonuclease, whose amino-acid sequence MIQSMTGFGKASVQLPTKKITVEIKSLNSKGFDLNMRLPSVYREMELGLRNQAAHILERGKVDFSVFIESTSEVTSTKVNAPIIRAYMAQLEAIYPMSDPTELMKMAIRMPDALKTERDEIDENDWQEIQQQINEALANIKEFRIAEGASLEREFVMRIENIRSLMNSAVALDSERIETVKTRLRTAIEDLKATVDENRYEQELIYYLEKYDITEERVRLDNHLNYFLETMQGEGSNGRKLGFIVQEMGREINTMGSKANHSEMQKMVVQMKDELEKIKEQILNVL is encoded by the coding sequence ATGATACAATCAATGACCGGTTTTGGGAAAGCATCTGTGCAACTACCAACAAAAAAAATAACTGTTGAAATCAAGTCGCTTAACAGCAAAGGTTTCGATCTAAATATGCGTCTTCCTTCTGTTTACAGAGAAATGGAATTGGGACTTCGCAATCAAGCTGCGCACATTCTTGAGCGTGGAAAAGTGGATTTTTCGGTTTTTATCGAAAGTACTTCAGAAGTGACTTCGACAAAGGTAAATGCACCAATTATAAGAGCATATATGGCGCAATTGGAAGCAATTTACCCAATGAGCGATCCTACAGAATTAATGAAAATGGCGATTAGAATGCCAGATGCTTTAAAAACGGAGCGCGATGAAATTGACGAAAACGATTGGCAAGAAATTCAGCAGCAAATAAACGAAGCTTTGGCGAATATCAAAGAATTCAGAATCGCTGAAGGTGCATCTCTTGAAAGAGAGTTTGTAATGCGCATCGAAAACATCAGATCTCTGATGAACTCTGCGGTAGCATTGGATTCGGAGAGAATTGAAACGGTAAAAACTAGGTTGAGAACTGCAATTGAAGACCTAAAGGCAACTGTTGACGAAAATAGATACGAACAGGAATTGATTTACTATTTGGAAAAATACGATATCACCGAAGAGCGCGTGCGACTTGACAATCACTTGAATTATTTTCTAGAAACGATGCAAGGTGAAGGAAGCAACGGTCGTAAATTAGGATTTATTGTTCAGGAAATGGGACGTGAAATAAATACGATGGGCTCGAAAGCAAATCATTCTGAAATGCAGAAAATGGTGGTTCAGATGAAGGATGAGCTTGAGAAAATTAAGGAACAAATACTGAAT
- a CDS encoding arsenate reductase family protein — translation MDTIYYLASCDTCRKIIKALPSTDKLKFHDIKQDPLTEAEIDKMKDLAGSYEELFSKKAMLYKSMGLKDKNLTEADFKKYLLEHYTFLKRPVFIISDKIYIGNSQKNIIEATAALKNL, via the coding sequence ATGGACACAATATATTATCTCGCGTCTTGTGATACTTGCCGAAAAATAATTAAGGCCTTGCCATCAACAGATAAATTGAAGTTTCACGACATCAAACAAGATCCACTTACCGAAGCTGAAATTGACAAAATGAAAGATTTGGCGGGCAGTTATGAGGAACTTTTTAGCAAAAAAGCAATGCTGTATAAGTCGATGGGACTGAAAGATAAAAATTTGACGGAAGCTGATTTCAAAAAATATTTGCTAGAACATTACACTTTTTTGAAGAGACCAGTATTTATAATTTCGGACAAAATTTATATCGGCAACAGCCAAAAAAACATCATTGAGGCGACTGCTGCTTTGAAGAATTTGTAA
- a CDS encoding DUF7619 domain-containing protein encodes MKKFLLLLLLAVSYCGQSQNPSDRDPDYNNNYNLPLNYYFINGDASLFRIQNDNKIIFALDNKKLIRVEDNLQDTSFGATFSGGVVQDFCILPNGKIVAVGSFTHCNGQLNHSIVRLNSDGTVDPTFSSGTNAMEQFLEVKPTIDGKVLVKSYLNSFYNGVAWNKKLFRLNANGTLDQTFNYNSTALPKIFEPQPDGKVIVIDDGDYFTRYLSNGQIDPSFSSIGIGNMNVINSIVLEADGKIVIAGLFDSFDGLPLTSVIRLSSNGVIDPSFTIINADHLVNTIIRQTSGKYVISGKFTAINGATSNHIARLNSDGSHDTTGFLGFEESNTQLTPVMVQQPNGKILFSGIAADERLKYDNNIITNIFRTSVDGSIDTTMENKTKGFYPFGPLAVAQNINGKIICITTQLFTTTFNGQDIGAIKQFNTDWTVDEEFEQTIVANFEPADQYSAVSFTHVRVLDDGRIILAGNFKYTYQGTVRYDLVVLNPDGSIIYGFNSNFGWVEDLDVDPVTGKIIIMTGSGMTRLLPSGLPDSFSFNPQGVTEKYEILYLPNGKIAFTGGYNKRLYMLNSNGSYDNSFPTNLWCEQLQLAADGTILFVQAGSGILKKLTANGILDTAFNSNLAVQNTTTYNVQPDGKILNISTTDAINADISRVHSNGSLDTSFESKHFDKYFVNYLTTLRYGKIFASGSFTKFNYVPENGAVVLLGEDYYYLIGQNKFDNDSNGCSETDIDYPFMKYEVANGNQINYHVANYTGSYSIAMTEGNYVVTPKIENPSYFTITPASVSLNFPTATSPQQQNFCIAPNGLHQDLEIVVFPLTIARPGFGAQYKIVYKNKGNVMVSGQVALNFLNNVMTFDSATPAATMTANQLTWNYVDLWPFESREIVVSFTLNTPTGNPPLNGGDILNLTAVVTPETTDEMPSDNSFVLNQTVVNSFDPNDKTCLEGDTISQEYVGKYVHYMIRFENTGNGEAVNVTVKDNIDPSKFDIASIVPLSGSHPFVTKIKDNSVSFLFENINLPFADATNDGYVMFKIKLIDTLEGGDIFTNQAEIYFDYNYPITTNTASTTIQNTMAVEDIKVTSIVIYPNPANDFVFILHSEQIIKIEIYSVDGRLVKSVLNPAENKLDISSLTKGQYFIKVDDGSGKHSAKLIKN; translated from the coding sequence ATGAAAAAATTTCTACTCTTACTGCTACTAGCAGTTTCATATTGCGGACAATCACAGAATCCTTCTGATCGTGACCCAGATTATAATAATAATTACAACCTGCCTTTAAATTATTATTTTATAAATGGAGATGCTTCACTTTTTAGAATTCAGAATGACAATAAAATTATTTTTGCATTAGATAACAAAAAACTAATTCGAGTAGAAGATAACCTTCAAGACACTAGTTTTGGTGCAACATTTTCTGGCGGTGTTGTACAAGATTTTTGCATATTGCCAAATGGTAAAATTGTTGCAGTTGGCTCTTTTACGCATTGCAATGGTCAGTTAAATCACAGTATTGTTCGGTTGAATTCTGACGGGACGGTTGATCCAACTTTTTCTAGTGGAACAAATGCGATGGAGCAATTTCTAGAGGTAAAACCCACAATTGACGGAAAAGTTTTGGTTAAATCGTATCTAAATTCATTTTATAATGGAGTTGCGTGGAATAAAAAACTGTTTCGCTTAAATGCAAACGGAACTTTAGATCAAACCTTTAATTATAATAGCACAGCTCTTCCAAAGATTTTTGAACCTCAGCCTGACGGAAAAGTGATAGTTATTGATGATGGTGATTATTTTACAAGATACCTTTCCAATGGGCAAATTGATCCAAGTTTTTCTTCTATTGGAATAGGCAATATGAACGTCATTAATAGCATTGTTTTAGAGGCCGATGGCAAAATAGTAATTGCGGGATTATTTGATTCATTCGATGGTTTACCGCTTACATCAGTCATTCGTCTAAGTTCTAACGGGGTAATTGACCCTAGTTTTACTATTATCAATGCAGATCATCTTGTAAATACCATCATTAGACAGACATCAGGAAAATATGTTATTAGTGGAAAATTTACAGCTATAAATGGTGCGACAAGCAATCATATTGCGAGATTAAATAGTGATGGATCTCACGATACCACTGGGTTTTTAGGCTTTGAAGAAAGCAACACGCAGTTAACTCCTGTAATGGTTCAGCAACCTAATGGGAAAATACTTTTTAGTGGAATTGCCGCGGACGAAAGACTCAAATACGACAATAATATAATCACAAATATCTTTCGCACAAGTGTTGATGGTAGTATTGATACTACAATGGAGAATAAAACGAAAGGTTTTTATCCATTTGGACCACTTGCTGTAGCTCAAAATATAAATGGTAAAATAATTTGCATCACTACACAATTATTTACGACAACATTTAACGGTCAAGATATTGGAGCAATAAAACAATTTAATACAGATTGGACGGTAGATGAAGAATTTGAGCAAACCATAGTTGCGAATTTTGAGCCCGCAGATCAGTATTCAGCAGTATCTTTTACTCACGTGCGAGTTCTCGATGATGGGAGAATAATTCTGGCAGGAAATTTTAAATATACTTACCAAGGTACTGTTCGATATGATCTCGTAGTTTTAAATCCAGATGGAAGTATCATTTATGGTTTCAATAGTAATTTTGGATGGGTAGAAGACTTGGACGTTGATCCTGTAACTGGTAAAATTATTATAATGACTGGTAGCGGTATGACAAGGCTCTTACCTTCAGGATTACCAGATAGTTTTAGCTTCAATCCCCAAGGTGTAACTGAAAAATATGAAATACTGTATCTGCCAAATGGTAAAATAGCTTTTACAGGGGGTTATAATAAACGTCTTTATATGCTCAATAGCAATGGAAGCTATGATAATAGTTTTCCGACTAATTTATGGTGTGAGCAATTACAGTTAGCAGCTGATGGAACAATTTTATTTGTACAAGCAGGATCAGGAATTTTAAAGAAGCTTACTGCTAATGGTATTTTGGACACTGCCTTCAACTCAAATCTAGCAGTACAAAATACTACAACTTATAATGTTCAGCCTGATGGCAAAATCTTAAATATATCTACGACTGATGCTATAAATGCTGATATAAGCAGAGTTCATTCAAATGGTTCTTTAGATACTAGTTTCGAATCAAAGCATTTTGATAAATACTTTGTAAATTATTTGACTACTCTACGATATGGAAAAATTTTTGCTAGTGGCTCTTTTACGAAATTTAATTACGTGCCCGAAAATGGCGCAGTGGTTTTACTAGGCGAAGATTACTATTATTTAATTGGTCAGAATAAGTTTGATAATGATAGTAACGGTTGTTCTGAAACTGATATTGATTATCCTTTTATGAAGTACGAAGTAGCCAATGGCAATCAAATCAACTATCACGTAGCAAATTATACAGGAAGTTATTCAATCGCTATGACCGAAGGTAATTATGTCGTTACTCCAAAAATTGAAAACCCTAGCTATTTTACAATCACTCCAGCTTCAGTTAGTTTGAATTTTCCAACTGCTACAAGTCCACAACAGCAGAATTTCTGCATAGCACCCAACGGACTTCATCAAGACTTGGAAATAGTTGTATTCCCATTGACCATTGCTCGGCCAGGATTTGGAGCGCAATATAAAATAGTTTATAAAAACAAAGGAAACGTAATGGTTTCTGGTCAGGTTGCTCTAAACTTTCTAAACAACGTTATGACTTTCGACAGCGCAACGCCAGCTGCCACTATGACTGCTAATCAGCTGACTTGGAATTATGTAGATCTTTGGCCTTTTGAGTCTCGTGAGATTGTTGTTTCATTTACTTTGAATACGCCTACAGGAAATCCACCATTGAACGGTGGCGATATACTAAATTTAACCGCAGTCGTTACGCCAGAAACTACAGATGAAATGCCATCGGATAACTCATTTGTGCTAAATCAAACGGTCGTTAATTCATTTGATCCAAATGATAAGACTTGTTTGGAAGGAGATACAATTTCTCAGGAATATGTTGGTAAATATGTGCATTATATGATCCGTTTTGAAAATACTGGAAACGGAGAGGCGGTAAATGTGACGGTTAAAGACAATATTGACCCATCTAAATTTGATATTGCTAGTATTGTTCCACTTTCTGGGAGTCATCCTTTTGTAACAAAAATTAAAGACAATAGCGTAAGTTTTCTTTTCGAAAATATCAACTTGCCATTTGCAGATGCTACGAATGATGGTTATGTGATGTTTAAAATTAAGCTAATTGATACATTAGAAGGTGGCGATATCTTTACGAATCAAGCAGAAATCTATTTTGATTATAATTATCCAATCACTACAAATACCGCGAGCACAACTATTCAAAACACAATGGCAGTTGAAGATATAAAAGTAACTTCGATTGTGATTTATCCTAATCCAGCAAACGACTTCGTTTTCATTTTGCATAGTGAGCAAATTATTAAAATAGAAATCTATTCGGTTGATGGAAGATTGGTTAAATCTGTACTTAATCCTGCAGAAAATAAACTTGATATTAGCAGTCTGACTAAAGGACAGTACTTTATAAAGGTTGACGATGGAAGCGGAAAACACAGCGCAAAGTTGATTAAAAACTAA
- a CDS encoding helix-turn-helix domain-containing protein: protein MNLKPIKSEIDYRNALGRLEIIFDAPIDTKEGDEAEILSLLIENYENIHYPIEAPDPIEAIKIRMEELNMRQKDLIGIIGGKSRVSEILNRKKRLTVDMIRDLERKLQISASVLINEYELDSKA from the coding sequence ATGAATTTAAAACCTATTAAATCCGAAATAGATTACAGAAATGCACTTGGTCGCTTAGAGATAATATTTGATGCGCCGATTGATACAAAGGAAGGTGATGAAGCTGAAATTCTATCATTACTGATTGAAAATTACGAAAACATACATTATCCGATAGAAGCACCTGATCCGATAGAAGCTATAAAAATAAGAATGGAGGAATTGAATATGCGTCAGAAAGATTTAATTGGAATCATTGGAGGCAAAAGCCGAGTGTCGGAAATTCTTAATCGTAAAAAGCGACTTACTGTAGATATGATACGAGATTTGGAACGAAAACTTCAAATTTCAGCATCCGTATTGATCAATGAATACGAG